One part of the Gossypium raimondii isolate GPD5lz chromosome 1, ASM2569854v1, whole genome shotgun sequence genome encodes these proteins:
- the LOC105786569 gene encoding receptor-like protein 32, with translation MRMSLFSLLFLNSFVSVMLIVDVVLVSAQCQSDQSQLLLQLESSFSYNQTSSGKLVPVKWNQSTDCCSWDGVRCDGDGHVISLDLNSRSISSSIDNSSSLFRLQHLQRLNLAYNKFKPVFPTVFDKLENLSYLNLSNAGFKGQIPIEISRLTRLVTLDLSVSSLLGRSLKLEKPNLEMLVQNLTRLRFLYLDGVNISATGNEWCKALLPLTELQELSMSNCYLSGPIDSSLSNLRSLSVVRLDNNNLSASVPQFFTDFENLTSLRLSATGLNGRLPEQIFQVSTLQILDLSTNKLLEGSFPIFPLKASLRTLALSGTNFGGQVPESIGNLEQLTRIELASCNFSGAIPKTMKKLTQLVYLDFSFNRFSGPIPSFSSSKNLTQLNLAHNQLNDKIDSTNWSGLSKLVSVDLQNNKLSGTIPPTLFCIPSLRRLFLSQNQFKGNLSDLQGRASSLLDTFDLSSNKLQGQFPMSVFELRGLKFLSLSSNNFSGLIPMRALQNLKNLSSLDLSYNSLSIDATDTNVSSLSFPNITTLKLTSCNLTEFPNFLTYQSRLSYLDLSNNQIQGKIPNWIWKVRSLRYLNLSQNFLVKFERSLENINSSLNVLDLHGNQLQGQIQILPPCATYLDYSNNKFSSVLPAQIGDFLQFAYFFSVSGNNFNGSIPKSICSSLYLRVLDMSDNYLSGPIPKCLIQMSASLGVLNLRQNNLSGIISDTFPKNCSLQTLDINQNQVEGEVPQSLGNCKRLEVVDIGNNQISGSFPCHLKNISKLRVLVLRSNKFNGSIHCHKNNTGWPTLQIVDLASNNFSGKLHQTCLETWKGMQVVENEAPSKVKHLQFQFLQFNPNHYQDEITVTIKGLEWELVKILTVFTTIDISCNNFEGPIPEVIGTFKELYGLNFSHNAFTGPMPSFLGNLRQLESLDLSSNYLSGGIPLQLVNLNFLSSLNVSNNKLVGQIPTGTQLQSFSKASFENNPGLCGPPLTVKCANVFRPTTHTVPELRSVDGLDWLFIFIGVGFGVGAAAFVVPLLLWKTASHGFNTSKWVDDNVDKILEIILPKVGLTYTRPSDLQVEANENSEEDKTETDDDDEEDEDEESKETTEEFRGRYCVFCSKLDNNTMKKVIHDLCCTCYDSPYLSPSTSTSSSFSP, from the coding sequence ATGAGGATGTCACTCTTTTCATTGCTTTTCTTGAATTCTTTTGTATCGGTTATGCTTATTGTCGATGTTGTCTTGGTTTCGGCTCAATGTCAAAGTGATCAGAGTCAGTTGTTGCTTCAgcttgaaagcagcttcagcTACAATCAAACTTCATCAGGAAAGCTGGTGCCAGTGAAATGGAATCAAAGCACAGATTGTTGTTCCTGGGATGGTGTAAGATGCGATGGAGATGGCCATGTTATCAGTCTTGACTTGAACAGCAGAtcaatttcaagttcaattgaCAATTCAAGTAGTCTTTTCCGTCTTCAACATCTTCAGCGGCTCAATTTAGCTTATAACAAATTCAAGCCAGTTTTTCCTACTGTGTTTGATAAGTTGGAGAATTTGAGTTATCTTAACTTGTCCAATGCTGGCTTTAAAGGGCAAATTCCAATAGAGATATCACGCTTGACAAGGTTGGTCACTCTTGATTTATCTGTATCTTCACTTCTTGGAAGATCATTGAAACTTGAGAAGCCAAACCTAGAGATGCTTGTTCAAAACCTCACGAGGCTGAGATTTCTCTATCTTGATGGAGTAAATATATCAGCTACGGGGAATGAGTGGTGCAAGGCTTTATTGCCGCTGACTGAGTTGCAAGAATTGAGCATGTCCAACTGTTATCTTTCAGGACCTATAGATTCTTCACTTTCCAATCTCCGATCTCTCTCGGTAGTTCGCTTGGACAATAACAATTTGTCGGCTTCAGTTCCACAATTCTTTACAGACTTTGAAAATTTGACTTCCCTTCGTCTTAGTGCCACTGGGTTGAATGGAAGACTGCCAGAACAAATTTTCCAGGTATCTACATTGCAAATTCTTGATTTGTCAACCAACAAATTACTCGAAGGTTCATTTCCAATTTTTCCTCTCAAAGCTTCTCTTCGAACTCTCGCACTTAGTGGCACAAATTTCGGGGGGCAAGTGCCAGAATCTATAGGTAATCTTGAGCAATTGACAAGAATAGAGCTTGCGAGTTGCAATTTCAGTGGAGCCATACCCAAAACAATGAAGAAACTTACCCAACTTGTGTATCTGGATTTTTCCTTTAACCGTTTTTCTGGTCCAATACCATCATTCTCATCATCCAAAAATCTTACACAACTAAACCTTGCTCATAATCAGTTAAATGACAAGATTGATTCCACCAACTGGTCCGGCCTTTCTAAACTAGTAAGTGTTGACTTACAAAACAACAAGTTAAGTGGAACTATTCCTCCAACTTTGTTTTGCATTCCATCACTGCGTAGACTTTTCCTTTCTCAAAACCAATTCAAGGGTAACCTTAGTGACCTTCAGGGTAGGGCCTCTTCATTGCTTGACACCTTTGATCTTAGTAGCAACAAGTTACAAGGGCAATTCCCAATGTCTGTGTTTGAACTCCGTGGTCTGAAGTTCCTATCACTTTCTTCAAACAACTTCAGTGGTTTGATTCCGATGAGGGCCCTTCAGAACCTGAAGAATCTTTCCTCTCTTGATCTTTCATATAACAGTTTGTCTATTGATGCCACTGATACTAATGTTTCCTCACTTTCTTTCCCTAACATCACCACATTGAAGTTGACATCTTGCAACTTAACGGAGTTCCCTAATTTCTTGACATATCAGTCTAGATTATCCTATCTAGACCTTTCAAACAACCAGATTCAAGGGAAAATACCGAATTGGATTTGGAAAGTGAGAAGCCTTAGATACCTAAATCTTTCTCAAAACTTCCttgtaaaatttgaaagatCTTTGGAGAATATAAATTCTAGTCTCAACGTTTTGGACCTGCATGGCAATCAATTGCAAGGGCAAATCCAAATTCTTCCACCATGTGCCACTTATTTGGATTACTCAAACAACAAATTCAGCTCTGTTTTACCAGCTCAGATCGGTGACTTCCTCCAGTTTGCTTATTTCTTCTCTGTCTCAGGCAATAACTTCAATGGGAGTATTCCCAAGTCAATATGCAGTAGCTTATATCTCAGAGTACTTGATATGTCTGATAATTACTTGAGTGGCCCAATTCCTAAATGCCTAATTCAAATGAGTGCATCTCTTGGAGTACTGAATCTAAGGCAAAACAATCTCAGCGGCATAATTTCTGACACTTTTCCAAAAAACTGTAGTTTACAAACTCTAGATATCAATCAAAACCAAGTGGAGGGAGAGGTTCCACAATCATTGGGGAATTGCAAAAGGCTGGAGGTTGTAGACATTGGCAACAATCAGATCAGTGGCAGCTTCCCATGCCATTTGAAGAATATATCCAAGTTGCGTGTCCTTGTTTTACGATCTAACAAATTCAACGGCAGTATTCATTGTCACAAGAACAATACCGGCTGGCCAACTCTTCAGATTGTTGACTTAGCATCCAATAATTTTAGTGGTAAACTGCATCAAACATGTTTGGAGACCTGGAAGGGTATGCAGGTTGTTGAGAATGAAGCCCCGTCAAAGGTCAAACATCTTCAGTTTCAATTTCTGcaattcaatccaaatcacTATCAAGATGAAATAACAGTTACCATCAAAGGTTTAGAATGGGAGCTGGTGAAGATCCTAACTGTGTTCACTACCATTGACATTTCTTGTAACAACTTTGAAGGGCCAATACCAGAAGTCATTGGAACATTCAAAGAACTCTATGGCCTTAACTTTTCACATAATGCTTTCACAGGGCCAATGCCATCATTTCTAGGGAACCTGCGACAGCTTGAGTCCTTGGACCTCTCAAGTAATTACTTAAGTGGTGGGATCCCATTGCAGCTTGTAAACCTCAATTTCCTTTCATCTCTTAACGTCTCGAACAATAAGCTAGTTGGACAGATCCCGACTGGCACCCAGCTTCAATCGTTTTCAAAAGCTTCATTTGAGAACAACCCTGGATTGTGTGGGCCTCCTCTAACTGTAAAGTGTGCAAATGTATTTCGACCTACAACACATACAGTGCCGGAATTACGATCAGTGGATGGATTAGATTGGCTATTCATATTCATTGGGGTGGGATTTGGTGTAGGAGCAGCAGCATTTGTTGTACCCTTACTACTTTGGAAGACAGCAA
- the LOC105786566 gene encoding receptor-like protein 7, with amino-acid sequence MKTFLVSRFSFNSYIAVFFSISNLVLVSGQCQSDQRQLLLEFKSSFNSTFTSPGKMMKWNQTSNCCSWDGVSCDDGGHVIGLDLSNGIIVGAIDNSSSLFRLQHLQRLNLAFNLFINAFPTGFEKLENLCYLNLSNAGFTGQIPVEISRLTRLVTLDLSVILFQRSLELEMLVQNLTRLRFLYLDGVNISATGNKWCRALSPLTELQVLSMSDCCLSGPMDSSLSKLRSLSVIRLDHNNLSGLVPPFLAEFPNLTSLHLNDNDLSGRLPEEIFQIPTLQALDLSNNEVLEGSIKKFPLNASLQTLRLAHTHIGGQIPESIGNLGQLTRIVLAFCNFSGPIPKTVKKLSQLVYLNFCSNSFSGPIPNFSSSRNLTELNLAGNQLNGTIHSTDWSGLSKLVSVDLQTNKLSGTIPPTLFGIPSLQALFLSENQFDGNIGDLHGKASLLLRYLDLRSNKLQGQFPVSLFEFHGLEYLSLSSNNFSGLIPMTAFQNLRNLSYLDLSYNRLSIHATTTNISLLSFPTFNSLGLGSCNLTEFPDFLKNQTSLNYLDLSKNKIHGGIPNWIWKAKSLSYLNLSQNFLVEFERPLRNITSTLWFLDLHGNQLHGKIPILPLHAIYLDYSNNNFNSVLPAHVGDFLQSANFFSISNNNFHGNIPRSICNSSALKVLDLSNNSLRGPIPQCLFQMNVSLGVLNLGGNNLSGIIPDTFSESCQLQTLHLNQNRLEGKVPKSLANCKMLEVLDIGNNLINGSFPCHLTSIAMLRVLVLRSNNFSGHIDCSGDNSGWKMLQIFDLASNNFSGKLHLTCLGTWDAMQPNRNKNQSELKDLRFEGEALDPFYYQDSIIVTIKGLELELVKILTIFTTIDISCNNFEGPIPEVIGTFKALYGLNFSHNAFSGPIPVFFGNLRELESVDLSSNSLDGEIPLQLANLNFLSFLNVSNNKLVGPIPTSTQLQSFSEASFENNVGLCGPPLKATCGLPPAKTDNPSDARSTINWNYISAETGFCFGFGVSVTLLIFWKRWRKWYFERMDRALSWLFPCLPLETRKHGRRATRNERRH; translated from the coding sequence TAGTCTTTTTCGTCTTCAACATCTCCAGCGACTCAAtttggcttttaatttgttcatcaacgCTTTTCCTACGGGATTTGAAAAGTTGGAGAATTTGTGTTATCTTAATTTGTCCAATGCTGGCTTTACAGGACAAATTCCAGTTGAGATTTCACGCCTGACAAGGTTGGTCACCCTCGACTTATCTGTAATTTTATTCCAAAGATCTTTGGAGCTGGAGATGCTTGTTCAAAATCTCACGAGGCTAAGATTTCTTTATCTTGATGGCGTAAATATATCAGCCACGGGGAATAAGTGGTGCCGAGCCTTATCGCCACTAACTGAGTTGCAAGTGTTAAGCATGTCCGACTGTTGTCTTTCAGGACCTATGGATTCTTCCCTTTCCAAGCTTCGATCTCTCTCAGTAATTCGCTTGGATCACAACAATTTGTCTGGCTTGGTTCCGCCATTCCTTGCAGAATTCCCAAACTTAACTTCCCTTCATCTTAATGACAATGATTTGAGCGGAAGACTTCCAGAAGAAATTTTCCAAATACCTACATTACAAGCTCTTGATTTGTCAAACAATGAAGTACTGGAAGGTTCGATTAAAAAGTTTCCTCTCAATGCTTCTCTTCAGACTCTAAGACTTGCACACACACATATTGGGGGGCAAATTCCAGAATCTATCGGTAACCTTGGGCAGTTGACAAGAATAGTGCTtgcattttgtaattttagtgGACCCATACCCAAAACAGTGAAGAAACTTTCCCAGCTTGTCTATCTAAATTTTTGCTCAAACAGTTTTTCTGGTCCAATACCAAATTTTTCATCATCCAGAAATCTTACAGAGCTAAACCTTGCTGGTAATCAATTAAATGGCACAATTCATTCCACTGATTGGTCAGGCCTTTCTAAGCTAGTGAGTGTTGACTTACAAACAAACAAGTTAAGTGGAACCATTCCACCAACTTTGTTTGGCATTCCATCACTGCAGGCACTTTTCCTTTCCGAAAATCAGTTCGATGGCAACATTGGTGACCTTCATGGTAAGGCCTCTTTACTGCTTCGTTACCTTGATCttagaagtaataaattacaAGGGCAATTTCCAGTGTCGTTGTTTGAATTCCATGGTCTAGAATACCTGTCACTTTCTTCAAACAACTTCAGTGGTTTGATACCAATGACTGCCTTTCAAAACCTGAGGAATCTTTCTTATCTTGATCTCTCATATAACAGGTTGTCTATTCATGCCACTACTACTAATATTTCCTTACTTTCTTTCCCCACATTTAACAGCTTGGGGTTGGGATCTTGCAACTTAACAGAGTTCCCTGATTTCCTAAAAAATCAGACTAGTTTAAACTACCTAGACCtttcaaaaaacaaaattcatgGGGGCATACCCAATTGGATTTGGAAAGCAAAAAGTCTTTCTTATCTAAATCTTTCTCAGAACTTTCTTGTAGAATTCGAAAGACCTTTGAGGAATATAACCTCTACTCTTTGGTTTCTTGACCTGCATGGCAACCAATTGCATGGGAAAATCCCAATTCTTCCATTGCATGCCATCTATCTGGATTACTCAAACAACAATTTCAACTCTGTTTTACCAGCTCACGTTGGTGACTTCCTCCAGTCTGCTAATTTTTTCTccatttcaaataataattttcatggGAATATCCCTCGGTCAATATGCAACAGTTCAGCTCTTAAAGTACTTGATCTATCTAATAATTCCTTAAGGGGGCCAATTCCTCAATGCCTCTTTCAGATGAACGTGTCTCTTGGAGTATTGAATTTGGGGGGAAACAATCTCAGTGGCATTATCCCTGACACTTTTTCAGAAAGCTGTCAGTTACAAACCCTGCATCTCAATCAAAACCGATTGGAAGGAAAGGTTCCAAAATCATTGGCCAATTGCAAAATGCTGGAGGTTCTAGACATTGGCAACAATCTAATCAATGGCTCATTCCCGTGCCATTTGACGAGTATAGCCATGTTACGTGTCCTTGTTTTACGATCCAACAATTTCAGCGGTCACATTGATTGTTCTGGAGACAATAGTGGATGGAAAATGCTTCAAATTTTTGACTTAGCATCCAACAATTTTAGTGGTAAACTGCATCTGACATGTTTGGGGACGTGGGATGCTATGCAGCCTAATCGGAATAAAAACCAATCGGAGCTTAAAGATCTCCGGTTTGAAGGCGAAGCACTCGATCCATTTTACTATCAAGATTCAATAATAGTTACCATCAAAGGTTTGGAGTTGGAGCTAGTGAAGATCCTGACCATTTTCACCACCATTGACATTTCATGCAACAACTTTGAAGGGCCAATACCAGAAGTAATAGGCACATTCAAAGCACTTTATGGCCTCAACTTCTCACACAATGCTTTCTCAGGGCCAATCCCGGTATTTTTTGGAAACCTGCGAGAGCTAGAGTCTGTGGACCTCTCAAGCAACAGTCTAGATGGTGAGATCCCTTTGCAGCTGGCAAACCTCaatttcctttcatttcttAACGTCTCAAATAATAAGCTGGTGGGTCCAATCCCAACGAGCACCCAGCTTCAATCATTTTCAGAAGCTTCATTTGAGAACAATGTTGGATTGTGTGGACCTCCTTTAAAGGCAACATGCGGATTACCACCAGCTAAAACAGACAACCCTTCGGATGCTAGGAGCACTATCAACTGGAATTATATAAGTGCTGAGACAGGGTTTTGCTTTGGATTCGGAGTTTCCGTTACACTTCTTATCTTTTGGAAGAGATGGAGGAAATGGTATTTTGAGCGCATGGATCGTGCTCTTTCCTGGCTTTTCCCTTGTTTGCCTCTTGAAACCAGAAAGCATGGGAGGAGAGCTACCCGGAACGAAAGGAGGCACTAG